In a genomic window of Gossypium arboreum isolate Shixiya-1 chromosome 9, ASM2569848v2, whole genome shotgun sequence:
- the LOC128280595 gene encoding uncharacterized protein LOC128280595, whose protein sequence is MPICCPSTTNHGITCLIAIKIKLSNIKERFALEVSDAYIKKALGKKRRDHNSILKKEYFKKPISLEEKLQNVPPGMLMYQWEDAFDFGIRRKERTVSELEQGAGKNKNLRT, encoded by the exons atgccaatatgttgcccatcaactacgaatcatggcataacatgcctgatagcaataaaaatcaagctctctaatattaag gagaggtttgctttagaggtctctgatgcttatatcaagaaggcattgggtaaaaaaagGAGAGACCATAACAGcattttgaaaaaagaatattttaaaaaacccataagcctcgaagaaaaattgcaaaatgtcccaccgggaatgctgatgtaccaatgggaagatgcgttcgattttggaattcgaagaaaggagag gaccgtgagcgagttggaacaaggagcaggcaaaaacaaaaatttacgcaCATAG